A portion of the Nitrospira sp. genome contains these proteins:
- a CDS encoding GNAT family N-acetyltransferase translates to MASQFSLRDFQPTDAAAVDALVLSAFHQYRAAYSDWPAFSSRLGQMVRSASHSEIIVAESGGAVVGAVAYVGAGQPQPSFYPPEWPMLRMLVVDPSRRGLGIGRALTADAIGRAVRDRAPLIALHTSPIMKIALPLFERMGFRLECDIAPIFGVPYVLYVKPLGA, encoded by the coding sequence ATGGCATCTCAGTTCTCCCTTCGAGACTTTCAGCCGACCGACGCAGCGGCAGTCGATGCACTCGTATTGAGCGCCTTCCACCAATACCGCGCTGCCTATTCAGATTGGCCCGCCTTTTCCTCGCGTCTCGGCCAGATGGTGCGAAGCGCGAGCCACAGCGAGATCATTGTTGCGGAGAGCGGTGGTGCCGTTGTCGGCGCCGTCGCCTATGTCGGAGCGGGGCAACCCCAACCATCCTTTTATCCCCCTGAGTGGCCAATGCTGCGCATGCTGGTCGTTGACCCATCAAGGAGAGGTCTGGGAATCGGGCGGGCCCTCACGGCCGATGCAATCGGCCGAGCAGTCCGCGATAGGGCGCCGCTCATCGCGCTGCACACCAGTCCAATCATGAAGATCGCGCTACCGCTGTTCGAGCGTATGGGGTTTCGGCTGGAGTGCGACATTGCACCGATCTTTGGAGTTCCGTATGTGCTCTATGTCAAACCGTTGGGTGCCTAG
- a CDS encoding PIN domain-containing protein, translating into MFVVDTNVLVYAADEDSSAHGVCRDLVESWRSKPSAWYTTWSILYEFLRVVTHPRVLRRPWPTKQAWSFVEAVIASPGLGLLTETDRHAAVAADVMKQVPHLIGNLLHDAHTAILMKEHGIRRIYTRDMDFHRFTFLEAIDPLREQPA; encoded by the coding sequence GTGTTTGTGGTGGACACCAATGTCTTGGTATATGCCGCGGATGAAGACTCGTCTGCCCATGGGGTGTGTCGGGACTTGGTCGAATCGTGGCGGAGCAAGCCATCCGCGTGGTACACGACGTGGAGCATCCTCTACGAGTTTCTGCGGGTGGTGACTCATCCTCGTGTATTACGCCGACCCTGGCCCACCAAGCAGGCGTGGAGCTTCGTGGAGGCCGTGATAGCCTCTCCTGGCCTCGGTCTGCTGACGGAAACGGATCGGCATGCCGCCGTGGCGGCCGACGTGATGAAACAAGTTCCACATCTCATAGGGAATTTGCTGCACGATGCGCACACCGCTATTCTCATGAAGGAGCATGGTATTCGCCGTATCTACACCCGAGACATGGACTTTCACCGCTTCACGTTCCTCGAGGCGATCGATCCCCTCCGCGAGCAGCCTGCGTGA
- a CDS encoding lipocalin-like domain-containing protein — protein sequence MPLLTTLVLADEITDRFRLATKGYVYRFPRDHGSHDEFRTEWWYYTGHLATATGRRFGYQLTFFRRGVPKEQIKTLPSQWSVSQLYLAHFAVTDLDGRRFRYAEKLSRGGLGKAGADADRLHVWIDRWSADVQPDSTLHRLQATDRDLTVDLDLAPDKLPVVHGTGGISRKGSAEAQASHYYSFTRMGTAGRLTIGNDSFDVTGASWMDHEFGSADLGDDVVGWDWFSLQLADRTELMLYRLRRADGSADPVSSGTLIDHDGKAQHLPLKDFSLEPLSHWTSPTSKAVYPQRWRLTIPSRQLSLEIRPLMAEQELSTTRSTQVTYWEGAIEATGTLQEKPIKGQGYMELTGYAERLTKKL from the coding sequence GTGCCGCTGCTGACCACCTTGGTATTGGCCGACGAGATCACCGATAGGTTTCGGCTCGCCACGAAAGGGTACGTCTATCGGTTCCCGCGCGACCATGGATCGCATGACGAGTTCCGTACCGAGTGGTGGTACTACACGGGGCACCTTGCCACGGCGACCGGCCGCCGGTTCGGCTACCAACTCACCTTCTTCCGACGAGGCGTCCCGAAAGAACAGATCAAGACTCTTCCGTCGCAATGGTCCGTCTCGCAACTGTATCTGGCTCATTTCGCCGTGACGGATCTCGATGGCCGCCGGTTCCGGTACGCCGAGAAGCTCAGCCGGGGGGGGCTCGGCAAGGCCGGCGCAGATGCCGACCGGTTGCACGTCTGGATCGATCGCTGGAGCGCGGACGTGCAACCGGACTCGACGCTTCATCGGCTGCAAGCGACCGATCGGGATCTGACCGTCGATCTCGATCTGGCGCCCGACAAGCTGCCGGTCGTCCATGGAACCGGTGGAATCAGCCGAAAGGGGTCGGCGGAGGCTCAGGCTTCCCACTACTATTCGTTCACCAGAATGGGTACGGCCGGCAGGTTGACGATCGGCAACGACTCGTTCGACGTGACCGGCGCCAGCTGGATGGACCATGAATTCGGCTCGGCAGATCTCGGCGATGATGTGGTCGGCTGGGACTGGTTCAGCCTGCAACTCGCCGACCGGACTGAACTGATGCTCTATCGCCTCCGTCGGGCAGACGGATCGGCGGATCCAGTGTCCAGCGGGACGTTGATCGACCACGACGGGAAAGCACAGCATCTGCCGCTCAAGGACTTTAGCCTTGAACCGCTGAGCCATTGGACGAGCCCGACGAGCAAGGCCGTCTATCCGCAGCGGTGGCGCCTGACCATTCCGTCACGGCAGCTCTCTCTGGAGATTCGCCCGCTCATGGCCGAACAGGAACTCTCGACCACGCGGAGCACCCAGGTCACCTACTGGGAAGGGGCGATTGAGGCGACCGGCACGCTTCAGGAGAAGCCGATCAAAGGACAGGGCTACATGGAACTGACAGGGTATGCGGAGCGATTGACGAAAAAGTTGTAG
- a CDS encoding ribbon-helix-helix protein, CopG family — protein MKTTLQIDDSVMALLKREAVRQGRTMSELVEMALRLLLQSPKSRRALPPLPSFKSGGAMVDIADREALYQAMEGR, from the coding sequence ATGAAGACGACACTCCAGATCGACGATTCCGTCATGGCTCTGTTGAAACGTGAAGCGGTCCGCCAAGGGCGCACGATGTCCGAACTGGTCGAGATGGCGTTGAGACTGTTGCTCCAAAGTCCGAAGAGTCGGCGTGCGCTGCCGCCATTGCCCTCGTTCAAGAGCGGAGGAGCGATGGTCGATATCGCCGATCGCGAAGCGCTGTATCAGGCGATGGAGGGACGTTAG